A part of Myxococcus landrumus genomic DNA contains:
- a CDS encoding type II restriction endonuclease, whose amino-acid sequence MNLPVEFAEAVQRQGVRFKVQGLLGGRDRAYTLGTAPQELSALFELYCQPLIVDIADRHGLRIADAPRAVYPSFTLMKNEADRAKVAIDIKTTFRRPDITFPLGPYTAFSRNGAQGTRYPLDHYAEHWVIGFVYTQDDDIEWFVQERYKLTDAPPVSAQDNTSLSLPIRR is encoded by the coding sequence TTGAATCTTCCAGTCGAGTTCGCCGAGGCGGTTCAGCGCCAGGGAGTCCGCTTCAAGGTCCAGGGACTGCTGGGTGGGAGAGACCGCGCCTACACCCTCGGGACCGCACCCCAGGAGCTGTCCGCCCTCTTCGAGCTCTACTGCCAGCCGCTCATCGTCGACATCGCGGACCGGCACGGCCTGCGCATCGCGGACGCACCGCGCGCCGTCTACCCCAGCTTCACCTTGATGAAGAACGAAGCGGACCGCGCGAAGGTCGCCATCGACATCAAGACCACGTTCCGCCGCCCGGACATCACCTTCCCCCTGGGCCCCTACACCGCGTTTTCGAGGAACGGAGCCCAGGGCACCCGCTACCCCCTGGACCACTACGCCGAGCACTGGGTCATCGGCTTCGTCTACACCCAGGACGACGACATCGAGTGGTTCGTCCAGGAGCGCTACAAGCTCACCGACGCGCCCCCTGTCAGCGCCCAGGACAACACGAGCCTTTCCCTCCCTATTCGGCGATGA
- a CDS encoding alkaline phosphatase PhoX produces the protein MRLDRRDFLRLSALGGGALAFGPAFWQAAYASPAEPGPGPYGAISGSADANGLRLPAGFSSRVVARSGRVVTGTSYTWHSAPDGGACFPIAGGGWVYVSNSETSSGGAGAVRFDGGGTIVDAYRILTGTRTNCAGGPTPWGTWLSCEEHGSGRVWECDPTKSSQGVARGALGTFAHEAVAVDPDDGRLYLTEDTTSGRLYRFTPSAWPVLTAGKLEAAKVTGDPLAGTATLTWVACAATSPASEQSSVASKTTVFSGGEGCWYDSGVVYFTTKSNNRVWAHTPATGKLEVIYDAALYSGSPLTGVDNVVVSRAGDIYVAEDGGNLEICIITPGTVRTVSPFLRLEGHSSSELTGPAFSPDGRRLYFSSQRGTTGSSSGGYTFEVTGPFR, from the coding sequence ATGCGTTTGGACCGTCGTGATTTCCTCCGTCTTTCCGCGCTGGGAGGTGGGGCGTTGGCCTTTGGCCCCGCGTTCTGGCAGGCCGCCTACGCCTCTCCCGCCGAGCCAGGGCCTGGGCCCTACGGCGCGATTTCCGGGAGCGCTGATGCGAATGGCTTGAGATTACCGGCGGGCTTCTCGTCTCGGGTGGTCGCGCGCTCCGGGCGCGTGGTGACGGGGACGAGCTACACGTGGCACTCCGCGCCAGACGGCGGCGCGTGCTTCCCCATCGCGGGCGGTGGCTGGGTCTACGTCTCCAACAGCGAGACGAGCTCCGGCGGCGCGGGAGCCGTGCGCTTCGACGGCGGCGGCACCATCGTGGATGCCTATCGCATCCTCACCGGCACCCGCACCAACTGCGCCGGCGGCCCCACGCCCTGGGGGACCTGGCTGTCGTGTGAAGAGCACGGCAGCGGGCGTGTCTGGGAATGCGACCCGACCAAGTCCTCTCAGGGCGTCGCCCGGGGCGCGCTGGGCACCTTCGCTCACGAGGCCGTGGCGGTGGACCCCGATGACGGACGTCTGTATTTGACCGAGGACACCACCTCCGGCCGTCTGTATCGCTTCACGCCCTCCGCGTGGCCCGTCCTGACCGCGGGCAAGCTGGAGGCCGCCAAGGTGACGGGCGACCCGCTGGCCGGAACCGCCACGCTGACCTGGGTTGCGTGCGCGGCGACCTCGCCCGCGTCGGAGCAGTCCTCCGTCGCCTCCAAGACGACGGTGTTCAGCGGCGGCGAAGGGTGCTGGTACGACAGCGGCGTCGTCTACTTCACGACCAAGAGCAACAACCGCGTCTGGGCCCACACCCCCGCCACCGGGAAGCTGGAGGTCATCTACGACGCCGCGCTCTACTCGGGCTCTCCGCTCACGGGCGTGGACAACGTGGTCGTCTCCCGCGCGGGAGACATCTATGTCGCCGAGGACGGCGGCAACCTGGAGATCTGCATCATCACTCCCGGCACCGTGCGCACCGTCTCGCCCTTCCTGCGACTGGAAGGACACTCCAGCTCGGAGCTCACCGGGCCGGCGTTCAGCCCGGACGGCCGCCGTCTGTATTTCAGCTCCCAGCGCGGCACCACGGGCAGCAGCAGCGGCGGCTACACCTTCGAGGTGACCGGTCCCTTCCGCTGA
- a CDS encoding bestrophin family protein: MIVRPRMHWLRMLFVWRGSVVSRILPRLGFFLALSLLAVALGPLPFALREGSLALLGVALAIFLGFRNSTAYDRFWEARKLWGSLMIVSRSFLRQALTHPSPALSTEEKREVTDLLRALPMTLNHQLRGTQVALESLPPGVRACVVAADHRPAKIILALGQWVTKLRHQGRVSELLVASFDDNLDRLSEVQGGCERIAGTPIPYVYSVMLHRTVYIYSLLLPFALAGSLGWSTPLVSVFVSYTFIALDTVTSELEDPFGNEPNDLPLDALTRTIERGVLEMVGEPLPPLLQPDDKFLLT, from the coding sequence ATGATTGTCCGTCCGCGAATGCACTGGCTTCGCATGCTGTTCGTCTGGCGTGGTTCGGTGGTGTCGCGCATCCTGCCGCGCCTGGGGTTCTTCCTCGCGCTGAGCCTCCTGGCGGTGGCCCTGGGCCCGCTTCCGTTCGCCCTGAGAGAAGGCTCCCTGGCGCTGCTGGGCGTGGCGCTGGCCATCTTCCTCGGGTTCCGGAACAGCACGGCCTATGACCGCTTCTGGGAGGCGCGAAAGCTGTGGGGCTCGCTGATGATTGTCTCGCGGTCCTTCCTGCGGCAGGCGCTGACCCATCCCTCGCCCGCGCTCTCCACGGAGGAGAAGCGCGAGGTGACGGACCTCTTGCGTGCGCTGCCCATGACGCTCAACCACCAGCTCCGGGGCACCCAGGTCGCGCTCGAGTCGCTTCCTCCGGGCGTCCGCGCGTGTGTCGTGGCCGCGGACCACCGCCCCGCCAAAATCATCCTGGCGCTGGGCCAGTGGGTGACGAAGCTGCGGCATCAGGGCCGGGTGAGCGAGCTGCTGGTGGCGTCGTTCGACGACAACCTGGACCGGCTCTCGGAGGTGCAGGGAGGCTGTGAGCGCATCGCCGGCACGCCCATTCCCTATGTCTACAGCGTGATGTTGCACCGGACGGTGTACATCTACAGCCTGCTGTTGCCCTTCGCCCTGGCGGGCAGCCTGGGCTGGTCCACGCCGCTCGTGTCCGTCTTTGTTTCGTATACGTTCATCGCGCTCGACACGGTGACGTCGGAGCTGGAGGACCCGTTCGGCAACGAGCCCAACGACCTGCCGCTCGACGCGCTGACCCGCACCATCGAGCGCGGCGTGCTGGAGATGGTGGGAGAGCCCCTCCCGCCCCTGCTCCAGCCGGATGACAAGTTCCTGCTGACCTGA
- a CDS encoding LVIVD repeat-containing protein has protein sequence MTVSIRWLRPLLASLLLFSLTGCDDDPKPASPDSGAYVWDGTYTELPDPGNWIDPGAPYAPCTFDAQDASTGACEELSRFDVSQCDRDALAALPQEGIYQAVVRNEVALPEGGVRITSTNFGVKLRGGTPDTSTMHGNPLLYRDTGGGNFALIGRKTPLSETFAVVGCKTPAPNVITGCVAVCRQGALWRVGTFEAHRVARQNEPESSGGLTLVGERYTPVGTPVDVFVTKGHAYVVSIPHGDRDGGLSVFDVSNPRNPILKTTISLPGDNYWNGVWAKGDALYIASRQKGTLLYDISQPEAPFFIRSLLPEGTISTHTVLVDGDRLYSMASNDGTVVHELTDPLNPVLRAVISPPPEQPYDGPHDAFAYQNRLYISHQYGGYVVADVADLDNIHILGLYDSHHSAYSHHNAVGTFGGKTIAFEGGEFHASHVRVLDVTDPARIVKMGEFRMRQTTSMHNMLLRGNRLYVVWYHDGLRVLDVSNPTKPKQVAHHLTFREEDPNRGDSLFEGAIGLRIPGDGHVYVVDTSRGLLIFNEL, from the coding sequence GTGACAGTCTCCATTCGCTGGCTCAGGCCGCTGCTGGCCTCCCTGTTGCTTTTCTCGCTGACGGGTTGTGATGACGACCCCAAGCCGGCATCCCCCGATTCGGGCGCCTACGTCTGGGACGGCACCTACACGGAGCTACCGGACCCGGGCAACTGGATTGACCCGGGCGCCCCCTATGCTCCGTGCACCTTCGACGCCCAGGACGCGTCCACGGGGGCCTGTGAGGAGCTGTCGCGCTTCGATGTGTCGCAATGCGACCGGGACGCCCTTGCCGCCCTTCCGCAGGAAGGCATCTACCAGGCCGTCGTCCGGAACGAGGTTGCGCTCCCGGAGGGCGGTGTCCGCATCACGTCCACCAACTTCGGCGTGAAACTCCGTGGTGGGACTCCAGACACCAGCACGATGCATGGCAACCCGCTGCTCTACCGCGATACGGGGGGCGGAAACTTCGCGCTCATCGGCCGGAAGACCCCTCTCAGTGAGACGTTTGCCGTGGTGGGCTGCAAAACGCCAGCACCCAACGTCATCACGGGCTGCGTCGCGGTGTGCCGCCAAGGCGCCCTCTGGAGGGTCGGCACCTTCGAGGCCCATCGCGTCGCCAGGCAGAACGAGCCCGAGTCGTCAGGAGGCCTGACCCTGGTGGGGGAGCGCTACACGCCGGTGGGAACCCCCGTGGATGTCTTTGTCACCAAGGGGCACGCCTATGTCGTCTCCATCCCCCATGGGGACAGGGATGGTGGCCTCTCCGTCTTCGATGTGAGCAACCCTCGCAATCCCATCCTGAAGACCACCATCAGCCTGCCGGGTGACAACTACTGGAATGGCGTCTGGGCCAAGGGCGACGCGCTCTACATTGCCAGCCGGCAAAAAGGGACGCTGCTCTACGACATCTCCCAGCCCGAGGCCCCCTTCTTCATCCGCAGCCTGTTGCCGGAGGGCACCATCAGCACCCACACGGTGCTCGTCGATGGCGACCGGCTCTATTCCATGGCCTCCAACGACGGCACCGTTGTCCACGAGCTCACCGACCCGCTGAATCCCGTGCTGCGCGCCGTCATCAGCCCCCCTCCGGAGCAGCCCTACGACGGTCCCCATGACGCCTTCGCGTATCAGAACCGCCTGTACATCAGTCACCAGTATGGCGGCTACGTCGTGGCGGACGTGGCGGACCTGGACAACATCCACATCCTGGGGCTCTACGACAGCCACCACAGCGCCTACTCGCATCACAACGCGGTGGGCACCTTCGGAGGGAAGACCATCGCCTTCGAGGGGGGTGAGTTCCACGCCTCCCACGTGCGAGTGCTCGACGTCACCGACCCGGCTCGCATCGTCAAGATGGGCGAGTTCCGCATGCGGCAGACCACCTCCATGCACAACATGCTCTTGCGCGGCAATCGCCTCTACGTGGTCTGGTACCACGACGGGTTGCGCGTGCTGGACGTGTCCAACCCCACCAAACCCAAGCAGGTGGCGCACCACCTCACCTTCCGGGAAGAGGACCCGAACCGGGGCGATAGCCTCTTCGAAGGGGCCATCGGCTTGCGCATCCCCGGCGATGGCCATGTCTACGTCGTGGACACCTCCCGAGGCCTGCTCATCTTCAACGAGCTCTGA
- a CDS encoding fibronectin type III domain-containing protein — MRGRRLSWLLLGLCGAVVGCSDDPGGDGGGEEPAVRVVRVKSVQRHVTAAGIVEVPWGSTAAPVEMLRLDGEDSQPVVGTVGQDGVTVFEEAPEGTYYLRRGGSMVVTDAAEVDLSVPRLGRPDVESLENDLKVHVSVNGLEPWVGSGLNRSELDFMSEQVDAYAAMYTSAPDGATAVEDAAPNVWMALGLPVRLDGGAGDQAWILQRTPRSLETRVDGRPLVYDSVGRALRLPAFSYDGTGPLRLQGTLQSLAMKELSLDWNVSAFTALAADGHPSATGHGLSIQVFPAPHGLSQGWVGFSGWLLGMSHASTPPTVTGRLSYGNPYPSHWEEVASASVRFSVPVEPFGTSTFTTTTSIRVMGAPSLLAAKPLLPVVSPPRGLRVDGEEGSASRLVFNESLLVEWQPPALGKPNAYDVKVIRWVAEWGDRFERSVLTITLDGSATSVRIPKGTLVSGAMYLIRVEAIQDPGYDAKTRPFVPTGNATSGRADTVSGLITVL; from the coding sequence ATGCGAGGGCGTCGTCTTTCGTGGTTGCTCCTGGGGCTTTGTGGCGCGGTGGTGGGGTGCTCGGATGACCCGGGAGGGGATGGAGGCGGCGAAGAACCCGCGGTCCGGGTGGTCCGGGTGAAGAGTGTCCAACGCCATGTGACGGCGGCGGGCATCGTGGAGGTGCCGTGGGGCTCCACCGCCGCGCCCGTGGAGATGCTTCGCCTGGACGGCGAGGACTCCCAACCTGTCGTCGGGACGGTGGGCCAGGATGGGGTGACTGTGTTCGAGGAGGCGCCCGAGGGGACGTACTACTTGCGCCGAGGCGGCAGCATGGTCGTCACGGACGCGGCCGAGGTGGACCTGAGCGTCCCCAGGCTGGGCCGGCCGGATGTGGAGTCGTTGGAGAATGACCTGAAGGTGCACGTGTCCGTGAACGGGCTCGAGCCGTGGGTCGGCTCGGGGCTCAACCGGTCCGAGCTCGACTTCATGTCGGAGCAGGTGGATGCCTACGCGGCGATGTATACGTCCGCCCCGGATGGCGCGACGGCGGTGGAGGACGCGGCTCCGAATGTCTGGATGGCGCTGGGCTTGCCGGTGCGGCTCGATGGCGGAGCGGGAGACCAGGCGTGGATTCTCCAGAGGACGCCGCGCTCGCTGGAGACGCGCGTGGACGGGCGTCCGCTGGTCTATGACTCCGTGGGAAGGGCCTTGCGGTTGCCGGCGTTCTCGTATGACGGCACCGGGCCGCTGCGCCTCCAGGGGACCCTCCAATCCCTGGCCATGAAAGAGCTGTCATTGGATTGGAACGTCTCCGCCTTCACGGCGCTGGCGGCGGATGGGCACCCGTCGGCGACGGGCCATGGTCTCTCCATCCAGGTCTTTCCCGCGCCGCATGGCCTGTCGCAGGGCTGGGTGGGATTCTCGGGATGGCTCCTGGGGATGTCTCATGCCTCGACACCCCCCACCGTGACGGGCCGCCTCTCGTATGGCAATCCCTATCCCTCCCACTGGGAGGAGGTCGCGTCCGCCAGCGTGAGGTTCTCCGTGCCCGTGGAGCCCTTCGGGACGAGCACGTTCACCACGACCACCTCCATCCGGGTGATGGGCGCGCCCTCGCTGCTCGCCGCGAAGCCCTTGCTCCCCGTGGTCAGCCCGCCCCGAGGGTTGCGCGTGGACGGGGAGGAAGGGTCGGCTTCCCGCCTGGTCTTCAACGAGTCCCTGCTGGTGGAATGGCAGCCTCCCGCGCTTGGGAAGCCCAATGCCTATGACGTGAAGGTCATCCGCTGGGTGGCCGAGTGGGGGGACCGGTTCGAGCGGTCGGTGCTGACCATCACCCTGGACGGTTCCGCGACCTCCGTGCGGATTCCCAAGGGGACCCTCGTGAGCGGCGCGATGTACCTCATCCGGGTCGAAGCCATCCAGGACCCTGGCTACGACGCGAAGACCCGGCCGTTCGTCCCGACGGGGAACGCCACGTCGGGGAGGGCGGACACGGTGAGCGGGCTGATAACCGTCCTGTAG
- a CDS encoding FAD-dependent oxidoreductase translates to MAGGGPRSAVVIGGSMAGLLATRVLSDHFDKVILVERDVRGEGPATRKGVPQGPHIHVLLDTGRRILDKYFPDLFEQLQVQGAQFIDSSGDLAWHHFGVWKLRRTSGIPGLLCTRPLLEWNVLRRVKARPNVEIREGCSIEGLLADTQGSGRVTGVKVKTPQGEESWEADLVVDASGRGSRMPQWLEAIGYSRPEEEQVIVDLSYTTCLHEPPPDFQREWKALFLYPNPPKAWRAGFISHVEGGRWLVTLNGYFGEHAPTEYAGFLEYARSLTRPDLYEYMKAATPIGPITQHKVKDCRWRHYEKLPRFPEGLAILGDAACAFNPLYGQGMSVAGLGAELLDTCLREQAERGGLAGLAQRFRERLPEAIRLPWLLGTGMDLLYPQAVGKRPFGLGLLHWYILRLMERTSTDAHVHREFYRILHLHAGLGAVLQPSVALPVLSHGVMSLLRPLEQLANTETRPPPLTPTLPSPIPVQKSTG, encoded by the coding sequence ATGGCTGGAGGCGGACCCCGCAGTGCCGTGGTCATCGGTGGGAGCATGGCGGGGCTGCTCGCCACGCGCGTGCTCTCGGACCACTTCGACAAGGTCATCCTGGTGGAGCGGGATGTCCGGGGGGAGGGACCCGCCACGCGCAAGGGTGTCCCTCAAGGGCCTCACATCCACGTGCTGTTGGACACGGGCCGGCGCATCCTCGACAAGTACTTCCCGGACCTGTTCGAGCAGCTCCAGGTCCAGGGCGCCCAGTTCATCGACTCGAGCGGAGACCTCGCCTGGCACCACTTCGGGGTCTGGAAGCTGCGCCGCACCAGCGGCATCCCCGGGCTGCTGTGCACCCGGCCCCTGCTCGAGTGGAACGTCCTGCGCCGGGTGAAGGCGCGGCCCAACGTGGAGATACGCGAGGGCTGCTCCATCGAAGGACTGCTCGCCGACACCCAGGGCTCTGGACGCGTCACGGGCGTGAAGGTCAAGACGCCCCAAGGCGAGGAGTCGTGGGAAGCGGACCTCGTCGTGGATGCCAGTGGCCGGGGCTCACGCATGCCGCAGTGGCTGGAGGCCATCGGCTACTCACGTCCGGAGGAAGAGCAGGTCATCGTGGACCTCTCCTACACGACGTGCCTCCACGAGCCGCCCCCTGACTTCCAACGCGAGTGGAAGGCGCTCTTCCTCTATCCCAATCCTCCCAAGGCCTGGCGCGCGGGCTTCATCTCGCACGTGGAGGGAGGCCGGTGGCTCGTCACGCTCAATGGCTACTTCGGCGAGCACGCGCCCACCGAGTACGCGGGGTTCCTCGAGTACGCGCGCTCGCTGACGCGCCCGGACCTGTACGAGTACATGAAGGCAGCCACGCCGATAGGACCCATCACCCAGCACAAGGTGAAGGACTGCCGGTGGCGCCACTACGAGAAGCTGCCCCGCTTCCCCGAGGGGCTGGCCATCCTGGGAGACGCTGCGTGTGCCTTCAATCCCCTCTATGGACAAGGCATGTCGGTGGCGGGGCTCGGCGCGGAGCTGCTGGACACCTGCCTTCGCGAGCAGGCCGAGCGAGGCGGGCTCGCGGGCCTGGCGCAGCGCTTCCGTGAGCGACTGCCGGAGGCCATCCGGCTCCCCTGGCTGTTGGGCACGGGCATGGACCTGCTGTATCCGCAGGCCGTGGGGAAGCGGCCCTTCGGCCTGGGCCTGCTGCACTGGTACATCCTGCGGCTGATGGAGCGGACGTCGACAGACGCCCACGTCCATCGCGAGTTCTACCGCATCCTGCATCTCCACGCGGGGCTGGGGGCGGTGCTCCAGCCCTCCGTGGCCTTGCCCGTGTTGAGCCACGGAGTGATGTCGCTCCTGCGCCCCCTGGAGCAGCTGGCGAATACCGAGACACGGCCTCCCCCGCTCACGCCCACGCTCCCCAGCCCCATCCCTGTCCAGAAGTCGACGGGGTAG
- a CDS encoding LVIVD repeat-containing protein yields MAVSFRWLKPFLAALLLFSLTGCEDDPVPSPPDSGTPDSGIPDAGPPDSGPPDSGPYVWDGTYTELPDPGDWVDPGAPYAPCTFDTTNADSGVCEQLSRFNVSQCDRDALAALPQEGLYQAAVRNEIPLPDGGVRISSVSFGVTLRGGTPDTSTMNDEPLRYRDTQGGDFALIGQQTRSSQTYAVVGCKVPAPHVITGCIATCRRGVLARVGTFEAHRVAKQNEPESSGGLTLMGERYTPVGTPVDLFVTKGHAYVVSTPRKDKDGGLSVFDVTNPRNPLLRTTISLPGDNYWNGVWAKGNALYIASQDRGTLIYDISEPAAPLFIRSLPTGDPGAHTVLVDGDRLYSMDTASATYVHELTDPLNPVLRAVIGTPPEHPNGSPHDTFVYQGRLYISHQLDGYVVADVTDLDNVRFLGVYDTGPTVYSHHSAVGTFAGKTIAFVGSEFHASHVRVLDVTNPARIVKMGEFRMRQTTSVHNMLLRGNRLYVAWYQDGLRVLDVSNPTKPKQVAHHLTFREEDPDRGDSIFEGAIGLRIPGDGHVYVVDTSRGLLIFNEL; encoded by the coding sequence GTGGCAGTCTCCTTTCGCTGGCTCAAGCCGTTCCTGGCGGCGCTGTTGCTTTTCTCGCTGACGGGTTGTGAAGACGACCCCGTGCCTTCGCCCCCCGACTCAGGCACTCCCGACTCCGGCATCCCTGACGCGGGACCTCCTGATTCAGGCCCTCCCGACTCGGGGCCCTACGTCTGGGACGGCACCTACACGGAGCTGCCGGACCCGGGCGACTGGGTTGACCCGGGCGCCCCCTATGCGCCGTGCACCTTCGACACCACGAACGCGGACAGCGGCGTCTGTGAGCAGCTGTCCCGCTTCAATGTGTCGCAATGCGACCGGGACGCCCTTGCCGCCCTTCCCCAGGAAGGCCTCTACCAGGCCGCCGTCCGGAATGAGATTCCACTGCCGGATGGGGGTGTCCGCATCTCGTCCGTCAGCTTCGGCGTGACGCTCAGGGGTGGGACTCCAGACACCAGCACGATGAATGACGAACCGCTGCGCTACCGCGATACCCAGGGCGGAGACTTCGCGCTCATCGGCCAGCAAACCCGCTCCAGCCAGACCTATGCCGTGGTGGGCTGCAAGGTACCAGCCCCCCACGTCATCACGGGCTGCATCGCGACGTGCCGCCGAGGCGTCCTCGCGCGCGTCGGCACCTTCGAGGCCCACCGGGTCGCCAAGCAGAACGAGCCCGAGTCGTCAGGCGGGCTCACCCTGATGGGGGAGCGCTACACCCCGGTGGGAACTCCCGTGGACCTCTTCGTCACCAAGGGGCATGCCTACGTCGTCTCCACCCCGCGGAAGGACAAGGACGGAGGACTCTCCGTCTTCGATGTGACGAACCCTCGCAATCCCCTCCTGAGGACCACCATCAGCCTGCCGGGTGACAACTACTGGAATGGCGTCTGGGCCAAGGGAAACGCGCTCTACATCGCCAGCCAGGATAGGGGGACCTTGATTTATGACATCTCAGAACCCGCGGCCCCCCTCTTCATCCGCAGCCTGCCCACGGGCGACCCCGGCGCCCACACGGTGCTCGTCGATGGCGACCGGCTCTATTCCATGGACACCGCCTCCGCCACCTATGTCCATGAGCTCACCGACCCGCTGAACCCCGTGCTGCGCGCCGTCATCGGCACCCCCCCGGAGCATCCGAACGGCTCACCCCATGACACCTTCGTGTATCAAGGCCGCCTGTACATCAGTCACCAGCTTGACGGTTACGTCGTGGCGGACGTGACGGACCTGGACAACGTCCGCTTCCTGGGCGTCTACGACACCGGCCCCACTGTCTACTCGCACCACAGCGCGGTGGGCACCTTCGCGGGAAAGACCATCGCCTTCGTGGGCAGTGAATTCCATGCCTCCCACGTGCGAGTGCTCGACGTCACCAACCCGGCTCGCATCGTCAAGATGGGCGAGTTCCGCATGCGGCAGACCACCTCCGTGCACAACATGCTCTTGCGCGGCAATCGCCTCTACGTGGCCTGGTACCAGGACGGATTGCGCGTGCTGGACGTGTCCAACCCCACCAAACCCAAGCAGGTGGCGCACCACCTCACCTTCCGGGAAGAGGACCCGGACCGGGGTGATTCCATCTTTGAAGGAGCCATCGGCCTGCGCATCCCCGGCGATGGCCATGTCTACGTCGTGGACACCTCCCGAGGCCTGCTCATCTTCAACGAGCTGTAG
- a CDS encoding MotA/TolQ/ExbB proton channel family protein translates to MQFTLLGLWQHMGLFARGIVILMAVMSIVSLLILAERALVFRAARRQSRKFAVQMGELLSKGDFDGAASMKLGPEVGYLGRTIRAGLVAYRVAEEDSRDEVMESVARSLERQAQREVQSLKRGLSHLATVASTAPFVGLLGTTMGIVTAFQQMGESGSGGIGTISTGISEALVTTAFGLLVAIPAVMAYNSLQSWVDARAVDLAEASNEFLDASARALKRARAAARAAAAS, encoded by the coding sequence ATGCAATTCACTTTGTTGGGGCTGTGGCAGCACATGGGCCTCTTCGCCCGTGGCATCGTCATCCTGATGGCGGTGATGTCCATCGTCTCGCTGCTCATCCTCGCCGAGCGCGCCCTGGTGTTCCGCGCGGCCCGGCGCCAATCCCGCAAGTTCGCCGTGCAGATGGGGGAACTGCTCTCCAAAGGGGACTTCGACGGCGCGGCGAGCATGAAGCTGGGGCCCGAGGTGGGCTACCTCGGCCGCACCATCCGCGCCGGACTGGTCGCCTATCGCGTCGCCGAGGAGGACAGCCGTGACGAGGTCATGGAGTCCGTGGCCCGAAGCCTGGAGCGTCAGGCCCAGCGCGAGGTGCAGAGCCTCAAGCGCGGCTTGAGCCACCTGGCCACCGTGGCGTCCACCGCCCCCTTCGTCGGCCTGCTGGGCACCACCATGGGCATCGTCACCGCCTTCCAGCAGATGGGCGAGTCCGGCTCGGGAGGCATTGGGACCATCTCGACGGGCATCTCCGAGGCCCTCGTGACGACCGCCTTCGGCCTGCTCGTCGCCATCCCCGCGGTGATGGCCTACAACTCCTTGCAGAGCTGGGTGGATGCCCGCGCGGTCGACCTGGCCGAGGCCAGCAACGAGTTCCTCGACGCCTCGGCCCGGGCCCTCAAGCGCGCCCGCGCCGCCGCGAGGGCCGCCGCGGCCTCCTGA